The following coding sequences lie in one Nakaseomyces glabratus chromosome K, complete sequence genomic window:
- the PCF11 gene encoding Pcf11p (CAGL0K11374g~Ortholog(s) have RNA polymerase II core binding, mRNA binding activity and role in mRNA polyadenylation, pre-mRNA cleavage required for polyadenylation, response to drug, termination of RNA polymerase II transcription), which yields MDKETEATVKEFEGVLDELTFNSRPIITTLTRMAEENISCAQYFVDAVEARIEKWKPSQKLFAFYVMDSICKNAGSPYTIYFSRNLPNLYRKAYLLVDNQVRTKLIRMFKTWVEPNQSTGGSTFLFEKTALDKIEQFLIKASALHQKNLESQLPKPTVPLLLKEIDKLAYITNERLKDQPNDDKLQKKIMVLQQLKKELQRERMASSALKQVQMQLRNIFAQDYQKLQDKLRYQQQQQQQQQQQEQFLEQQPTKTGDAQSSRSTPDMLSGSAIPLFGDQNGSTLFGESTPMFSTPDFVEIDNNKNHQLNKLKSLFNELDSVGLLYKPKNESIVTLYNKLNGITGDNEVDLKLKEYNQLKQVPTVSVLQGIINDCKAYFATANIDILNSPNLQLNQGNLLNHNSTVDVRLVNLLYRSKPNKCLTCGKRFGNSMEDKKAEADHLDWHFRINKRIKGSRLVNNPFTSSNVSSTQKNIQSRTWFLNDSDWVKFNDDEIVSTTRDIDQRHNKEKNKSSEDAYSKIASESLAKSESTDFIDVNDLRKKYVVVPESSDDMSFQCPICKETVSSVFDEDSGEWIWRNTISVDSKFFHATCYFEAAQSRDSLAGVTADLQKLKQLLKN from the coding sequence ATGGACAAAGAGACTGAGGCAACGGTAAAGGAGTTTGAGGGTGTGTTAGATGAGCTAACATTTAACTCGAGGCCCATAATTACCACGCTGACGCGAATGGCAGAGGAGAATATATCATGTGCACAGTATTTTGTAGATGCGGTTGAAGCCAGGATTGAGAAGTGGAAACCTAGTCAGAAGTTATTTGCATTTTACGTTATGGACTCTATCTGCAAGAATGCTGGGAGTCCCTACACCATATATTTCAGCAGAAATTTGCCTAACCTATACCGGAAAGCTTACTTACTTGTCGACAATCAAGTCCGGACGAAGCTAATAAGGATGTTCAAGACATGGGTTGAGCCCAACCAGTCAACTGGTGGTTCCACTTTTCTATTTGAGAAGACTGCTTTGGATAAGATAGAACAGTTTTTGATTAAGGCTAGTGCTTTACACCAAAAGAATTTGGAGTCACAATTGCCAAAACCAACTGTACCGTTACTGTTGAAGGAAATAGACAAGCTAGCATATATTACAAATGAAAGGCTCAAGGATCAGCCTAACGATGACAAGttacagaagaaaataatggTTTTGCAGcaattaaagaaagaactgCAAAGAGAAAGGATGGCTAGCAGTGCATTGAAGCAAGTGCAAATGCAATTACGGAATATTTTTGCTCAAGATTACCAAAAATTACAGGATAAGCTTCGTTatcaacagcagcaacagcaacagcagcaacagcaggAACAATTCCTTGAACAGCAACCAACCAAAACTGGTGATGCACAATCAAGTAGGTCGACTCCAGATATGCTCAGTGGCTCTGCAATTCCATTATTCGGAGATCAAAATGGGTCAACATTATTTGGTGAATCGACTCCAATGTTCTCTACCCCAGATTTTGTAGAAATTGATAACAACAAAAATCATCAACTtaataaattgaaatctCTGTTCAATGAGTTAGATTCTGTTGGGCTTCTATACAAGCCAAAGAATGAATCTATAGTGACTCTTTATAATAAGCTTAATGGTATAACTGGGGATAATGAGGttgatttgaaattgaaagaatacAACCAACTCAAACAAGTACCTACCGTATCCGTCCTGCAGGGTATAATTAATGATTGTAAGGCTTACTTCGCTACAGCAAATATCGACATATTAAATTCACCAAATCTACAATTAAATCAAGGGAATCTACTTAACCATAACTCTACAGTAGATGTGAGGCTAGTTAACTTATTATATCGCTCAAAGCCAAACAAGTGTCTTACCTGTGGTAAAAGATTTGGTAACTCCATGGAGGATAAGAAGGCTGAAGCGGATCACTTAGATTGGCACTTTAGAATCAACAAGAGAATAAAAGGTTCAAGATTAGTGAATAATCCATTTACGTCTAGCAATGTCTCTTCGACTCAGAAGAACATTCAATCAAGGACTTGGTTCCTGAATGACAGTGATTGGGTTAAATTTAACGATGATGAAATCGTTTCAACTACCAGAGACATTGATCAACGTCATAACaaggaaaagaacaaaagtTCCGAGGATGCATATAGTAAAATTGCTAGTGAATCACTAGCAAAGAGCGAATCTACAGATTTCATTGATGTGAACGACCTAAGGAAAAAATATGTTGTTGTTCCAGAGTCATCGGATGACATGAGCTTTCAATGTCCAATTTGTAAAGAGACCGTTTCCAGTGTTTTTGATGAGGATAGTGGTGAATGGATTTGGAGAAATACCATATCAGTAGATAGTAAATTTTTTCATGCAACATGTTATTTTGAAGCAGCACAGTCGAGAGACAGTTTGGCTGGTGTAACAGCAGACttacaaaaattaaagCAATTACTGAAAAACTAA
- the SIR4 gene encoding chromatin-silencing protein SIR4 (CAGL0K11396g~Protein involved in subtelomeric silencing and regulation of biofilm formation), whose product MAQELPQDQISQPAPNYSSTIESSHVTTNRTYEGQQYVVNSMNGPTNSELVSPMNKTINLANQNLENGRTENIVYHNYPDTNGDPRVQKSVYPSNRIYVNNNGRYIPAGEVYYGTDRSFPSYSHPRNRKPPLIPLVRYTKSACNTPKRQLEQDTTIVTNGYVSPFESRLAYQKNGDSNFQNQLAAVPVREQNYGSNIQTYRDAHFRKQGNTRLLSLLRSKVSSNSNYMNNSDQIPVQYQQTNQRINGVPSYGAYNIVNSYGHVMSAPQRQRRSDSTPQLLPITHPRHNEEIMPIHTRNSIPNTINDAHHLNSETNSHNVQILGYVAGNEIVPQLTSNTSSPILEHPEDISRSNTISISSYPRQDAIYHEQGNTRTGGSFLTDVKQLLVQRSQSSSKSGSPRSPNHKTPSTTTSHPVRDTKSELNDRLITINNTTQDRADYEKLNKDSGIFIAKTPQTNQSDDESRLSGTNNEIEKVSLGSAQVKRVASSHYKRSLSADGCMEGPHALRDGIILSGSRQAPKISDDTGVKTKQTEKYNVIKQSTPRYPASTLDDKTKEIENKSNVPETKDLKSITSSDNSDTEYPIAHNKSKEISSQSITKDPEGLLDQQSLHEDYGEENPLPKITEPSRPVNDSSTVDKRVENKNENATQEDKTVVDNLIFKKQSHIQANDADNMKDKEVGYQDIDHRSHLAATEDKSKSTDESSFKHSKRPLPESVVDDYLDHDDSSQPLHKKSKDAGYGTEKEFQNEPHTAKDVEQISMSPKTKEVPEINSNSNNYTDSSSNETKNLTTPITTIDSKPPEKNPEGTNVMGDDDLATKILNGFNQKALLDSSDERSKSNSSGVEHNEVPIALIREENIPFSTNVATHKKNRLRKNSLSKSSDDPIVPDIGREANRRSVSRLLKPLSGVLIEDNHYSTKNDNDQSDDNYGKMQMIYLSDEDSDIELSSDNNSVDSDRIPSYLRNYIGSSSTEVTTSSLSESAQAFNFESEKRRIDRFLNIEVNEYLGTRNAYSRSSILEIIKKAVPQYLPLEAGVDVSVTNDICSVDNYLSSSAHLYQQLHKRDKMVTDRSDYSFLKNTHFSESPAYYAEVDNQEEGNDITSSKKGSNSDGVRTSKHKWRSQWLNHLRSAYVYFFADPESLLFDPEITTIIHVFVNEFKVNVAKVFSNDVDIIIKIEGNNSNNQLWKNLERKLVNIPKNIRVWDVPKALNFIKNMDIQADEWPLISSVMIDDKSTEDVSSSNAYRKNSGNSLNSDHIRDNRQPVSRSDMSKSSDFRGQSPPRITHIESELDSPRYDIKIATNPIELESIPNIPLLVTKEIMTTNDTHMSNVGTKSSQSPSALTSNEETSSASKTENPDKHEIIDSKTSPESADNDYKMPHTAGYANSDSVYRIIIKELTDNLIQNETKSISLKTRLRSKEEELSNLAKKYRELEAKYLKLQKESNED is encoded by the coding sequence atggcACAGGAGCTACCGCAAGATCAAATTTCACAGCCTGCACCAAATTATAGCTCTACAATAGAATCATCTCATGTAACAACTAACAGAACATACGAAGGCCAACAATATGTTGTGAATTCTATGAATGGCCCAACTAATAGTGAACTAGTTAGTCCAATGAATAAAACTATCAATTTAGCAAATCAAAATTTAGAAAATGGACGGACTGAGAACATAGTATATCATAATTATCCCGATACAAATGGAGACCCTCGAGTACAAAAATCAGTGTACCCAAGCAACAGAATTTACGTCAACAATAACGGTCGTTATATACCTGCCGGTGAAGTTTACTATGGGACAGATAGGAGTTTTCCGTCCTACTCTCATCCTCGCAATAGAAAACCACCTTTGATACCACTTGTTAGATATACTAAAAGTGCATGTAACACACCAAAAAGACAGCTTGAACAGGATACTACGATAGTCACCAATGGCTATGTTTCACCCTTTGAGAGTCGACTGGCATATCAAAAGAACGGGGATAGCAATTTCCAAAACCAACTGGCTGCTGTACCAGTCAGAGAGCAAAATTATGGATCTAATATACAGACTTACAGAGACGCGCACTTTCGGAAACAAGGAAACACAAGACTTCTATCATTATTGCGTTCAAAGGTCTCGAGTAATTCCAATTACATGAACAATTCAGATCAAATTCCAGTACAATATCAACAAACTAATCAACGAATTAATGGTGTGCCAAGTTATGGCGCATATAATATAGTTAATAGCTATGGCCATGTAATGTCTGCTCCACAAAGGCAACGAAGATCAGACAGCACTCCGCAATTGCTCCCTATCACCCATCCAAGGCACAATGAGGAAATTATGCCTATTCATACACGTAATTCAATACCAAATACAATTAATGACGCACACCACCTCAACTCGGAAACTAACTCACACAATGTCCAGATATTAGGTTATGTGGCAGGTAATGAAATCGTACCTCAACTAACAAGCAACACATCTTCTCCCATTCTGGAGCACCCGGAAGATATATCACGTTCAAACACAATTAGTATCAGTTCCTATCCTAGGCAAGATGCCATATATCATGAACAGGGTAATACTAGAACGGGAGGTTCATTCTTAACGGACGTGAAACAATTACTTGTACAAAGAAGTCAGAGCTCCAGCAAATCGGGAAGCCCTAGATCACCTAATCATAAAACACCTAGCACCACAACAAGCCATCCAGTTAGAGACACTAAATCGGAACTGAATGACCGTTTAATAACAATTAATAATACTACTCAAGACAGAGCAGACTATgaaaaattgaacaaagacagcggtatttttattgctAAAACACCACAAACTAATCAGAGTGATGACGAGTCGAGATTATCAGGAACTAATAATGAGATAGAAAAAGTTTCACTAGGATCTGCTCAAGTAAAAAGGGTTGCTAGCAGCCATTACAAAAGATCGCTTTCTGCAGATGGCTGCATGGAAGGCCCACATGCTTTACGTGACggtattattttatctgGAAGTCGACAGGCTCCTAAAATCTCTGACGATACAGGAGTTAAGACGAaacaaactgaaaaataCAATGTTATCAAACAAAGTACACCAAGGTATCCCGCTTCAACATTAGATGACAAAACaaaggaaattgaaaacaaatcCAATGTTCCTGAAACAAAAGACTTAAAAAGTATAACGTCATCCGACAACAGCGATACGGAATACCCCATTGCACATAATAAAAGTAAGGAGATCAGCTCACAATCTATAACTAAAGATCCTGAAGGTTTGCTTGACCAACAGAGTCTACATGAAGATTATGGGGAAGAGAATCCTCTCCCAAAAATCACCGAACCTTCAAGACCAGTTAATGATAGCTCAACTGTGGATAAAAGAGtcgaaaataaaaatgagaaCGCTACTCAGGAAGATAAGACTGTTGTTGAtaatttaatattcaaGAAACAAAGCCACATCCAAGCTAACGATGCAGACAACATGAAAGATAAGGAAGTGGGCTATCAAGATATTGATCATAGATCTCATCTTGCTGCAACAGAAGATAAAAGTAAGTCAACAGATGAGAGTAGCTTCAAACACAGTAAGAGACCTCTTCCAGAGAGTGTAGTGGATGATTACTTAGACCATGATGACTCCTCGCAACCTTTGCACAAAAAATCTAAAGATGCTGGATATGGAACAGAGAAAGAGTTTCAAAATGAACCACATACTGCTAAAGATGTTGAACAAATATCAATGAGCCctaaaacaaaagaagttCCTGAAATTAATTCCAATAGTAATAATTATACTGATTCTTCGAGCAACGAAACCAAAAATTTGACGACGCCAATAACCACAATTGACAGTAAACCTCCGGAAAAAAATCCTGAAGGTACAAATGTGATGGGAGATGATGATCTTGCAACCAAAATCCTAAATGGTTTCAACCAAAAGGCCTTATTGGATTCTTCTGATGAAAGAAGTAAATCTAACTCGTCTGGCGTTGAACATAATGAGGTACCGATTGCATTAATTCGAGAGGAAAACATACCGTTCAGTACAAACGTAGCTACACATAAAAAGAATAGATTGAGGAAAAACAGCTTAAGCAAATCTTCTGATGATCCAATTGTGCCTGACATAGGAAGAGAGGCCAATCGAAGAAGTGTTTCTAGGTTGCTTAAACCCCTCAGTGGAGTTTTGATCGAGGATAATCATTACTCTACTAAAAATGACAATGACCAATCTGACGATAACTATGGGAAGATGCAAATGATTTATCTTTCAGACGAGGACTCTGATATTGAATTATCTTCAGATAATAATTCTGTGGACTCCGATAGAATCCCAAGTTACTTAAGAAACTATATTGGTTCTTCTTCTACAGAAGTTACCACTTCATCATTATCCGAATCAGCTCAAGCCTTTAATTTTGAGAGCGAAAAAAGGCGGATAGATCGCTTCCTAAACATTGAGGTTAATGAGTACTTGGGTACTAGAAATGCCTATAGTAGATCTTCAATATTAGAAATAATTAAGAAGGCTGTACCACAATACTTGCCCTTGGAAGCTGGGGTTGATGTTAGTGTAACAAATGATATATGTTCTGTTGATAACTACCTGTCTTCGAGTGCCCACCTTTACCAGCAATTACATAAACGCGATAAAATGGTTACAGATCGTTCTGATTACTCTTTCTTAAAGAATACTCACTTTAGCGAGTCTCCAGCTTACTATGCTGAAGTAGACaatcaagaagaaggtaATGATATTACAAGTTCTAAAAAAGGAAGTAACTCAGATGGTGTTAGAACATCTAAGCATAAATGGAGGTCCCAATGGTTAAACCACCTTCGATCTGCTTATGTTTACTTCTTTGCCGATCCAGAGTCCTTGCTTTTTGACCCAGAGATTACTACAATTATTCATGTTTTTGTCAATGAATTTAAAGTCAATGTTGCCAAGGTCTTTAGCAATGATGTTGACATCATCATTAAAATAGAAGGTAATAACTCAAATAATCAACTCTGGAAAAATTTAGAAAGAAAGCTAGTTAACATTCCGAAGAACATTAGAGTGTGGGATGTTCCAAAGGCACTgaatttcattaaaaacATGGATATCCAAGCTGATGAATGGCCATTAATATCATCTGTTATGATAGACGATAAATCTACTGAGGATGTATCATCAAGTAATGCCTACAGGAAAAACTCTGGTAATAGTCTCAATAGTGACCATATTAGGGATAACAGACAACCTGTCTCTAGGTCTGATATGTCTAAGAGTTCAGACTTCAGAGGTCAGTCTCCTCCGAGAATCACACATATAGAGTCAGAGTTGGACAGTCCCAGATatgatatcaaaattgCCACAAACCCGATCGAATTAGAATCTATTCCAAATATACCTTTATTAGTAACTAAGGAGATCATGACTACTAATGATACGCATATGAGTAACGTAGGCACTAAATCCTCACAGTCGCCAAGTGCATTAACAAGCAATGAAGAAACTAGCTCAGCTTCGAAAACAGAGAATCCAGATAAGCACGAAATAATTGACTCAAAAACATCTCCCGAATCTGCTGACAATGACTACAAAATGCCACATACTGCGGGATATGCTAACTCTGACTCTGTGTATAGGATTATCATCAAAGAGCTTACTGATAATTTGATTCAAAATGAGACAAAGTCCATTTCATTAAAAACAAGGCTGAGAAGTAAAGAGGAAGAGCTTTCGAATCTGGCGAAGAAATATAGAGAATTGGAAGCAAAGTATTTGAAATTGCAAAAGGAATCTAACGAAGATTAA
- the ADK1 gene encoding adenylate kinase ADK1 (CAGL0K11418g~Putative adenylate kinase; protein differentially expressed in azole resistant strain), whose product MSSSDSIRMVLIGPPGAGKGTQAPNLVERFHAAHLATGDMLRSQISKGTELGLQAKKIMDQGGLVSDDIMVNMIKDELTNNPACKNGFILDGFPRTIPQAEKLDNMLKERGTPLEKAVELKIDDELLVARITGRLIHPASGRSYHKLFNPPKEDMKDDVTGEPLVQRSDDNEDALKKRLGAYHDQTEPIVDFYKKTGIWADVDASQPPETVWSAILKALGKN is encoded by the coding sequence ATGTCTAGCTCCGACTCTATCAGAATGGTCTTGATTGGCCCACCAGGTGCCGGTAAAGGTACCCAAGCCCCAAACTTGGTTGAAAGATTCCATGCTGCTCACTTGGCCACTGGTGACATGTTGAGATCCCAAATCTCCAAGGGTACCGAGCTGGGTCTACAAGCCAAGAAGATTATGGACCAAGGTGGTTTGGTCTCCGACGACATCATGGTTAACATGATCAAGGATGAGTTGACCAACAACCCTGCCTGCAAGAACGGTTTCATCCTAGACGGTTTCCCAAGAACCATCCCACAAGCCGAAAAGCTAGATAACATGTTGAAGGAAAGAGGTACTCCACTAGAGAAGGCCGTCGAATTGAAGATCGACGACGAGCTATTGGTCGCCAGAATCACCGGTAGATTGATCCACCCAGCCTCCGGTAGATCTTACCACAAGTTGTTCAACCCTCCAAAGGAAGACATGAAGGACGACGTCACCGGTGAACCACTGGTCCAAAGATCCGACGATAACGAAGatgctttgaagaagagactAGGTGCCTACCACGACCAAACTGAACCAATTGTCGATTTCTACAAGAAGACCGGTATCTGGGCCGACGTCGACGCTTCTCAACCACCAGAGACCGTCTGGTCTGCTATCCTAAAGGCTCTAGGTAAGAACTAG
- the HTA1 gene encoding histone H2A (CAGL0K11440g~Ortholog(s) have role in DNA repair, mitotic chromosome condensation, positive regulation of DNA repair, protein localization to kinetochore, transfer RNA gene-mediated silencing), whose amino-acid sequence MSGGKGGKVGSAAKASQTRSAKAGLTFPVGRVHRLLRRGNYAQRIGSGAPVYLTAVLEYLAAEILELAGNAARDNKKSRIIPRHLQLAIRNDDELNKLLGNVTIAQGGVLPNIHQNLLPKKSAKPSASQEL is encoded by the coding sequence ATGTCCGGTGGTAAAGGTGGTAAAGTTGGTTCTGCTGCTAAGGCTTCTCAAACTAGATCTGCTAAGGCTGGTCTAACATTCCCAGTCGGTAGAGTTCACAGACTTTTGAGACGTGGTAACTACGCTCAAAGAATTGGTTCTGGTGCTCCAGTCTACTTGACCGCTGTTCTAGAATATCTAGCTGCTGAAATCTTGGAATTGGCTGGTAACGCTGCCAGAGACAACAAGAAGAGCAGAATCATCCCAAGACATTTGCAATTAGCCATCAGAAACGATGACGAATTGAACAAGTTGTTGGGTAACGTCACTATCGCTCAAGGTGGTGTCTTGCCAAACATTCACCAAAACTTGTTGCCAAAGAAGTCTGCCAAGCCTTCTGCTTCTCAAGAATTGtaa
- the HTB1 gene encoding histone H2B (CAGL0K11462g~Ortholog(s) have DNA binding activity and role in chromatin assembly or disassembly, negative regulation of transcription from RNA polymerase II promoter, postreplication repair), which produces MSAKAEKKPASKAPAEKKPAAKKTAPSSDGKKRTKARKETYSSYIYKVLKQTHPDTGISQKSMSILNSFVNDIFERIASEASKLAAYNKKSTISAREIQTAVRLILPGELAKHAVSEGTRAVTKYSSSTQA; this is translated from the coding sequence atgtCTGCTAAAGCCGAAAAGAAGCCTGCCTCCAAAGCCCCAGCTGAGAAGAAGCCAGCTGCCAAGAAGACTGCTCCATCTTCCGATGGTAAGAAGAGAACTAAGGCTAGAAAGGAGACTTACTCCTCTTACATCTACAAAGTTTTGAAGCAAACTCACCCAGACACCGGTATCTCTCAAAAGTCCATGTCTATTCTAAACTCCTTCGTTAACGATATCTTCGAAAGAATCGCTTCCGAAGCCTCCAAGTTGGCTGCTTACAACAAGAAGTCTACCATCTCCGCTAGAGAAATCCAAACCGCCGTTAGATTGATCTTGCCAGGTGAATTGGCTAAGCACGCCGTCTCTGAAGGTACTAGAGCTGTTACCAAGTACTCTTCTTCCACTCAAGCTTAA
- a CDS encoding uncharacterized protein (CAGL0K11484g~Protein of unknown function), whose translation MYFSFYFSLPLIRNVMCLLFKIQHLLIYQSCPNSRISYPKYKFIVPNYKQSINSRFYLYKSNNLIITTVLHNKIHKRCNMMLKCRTFLSTLVNFFKAPTIDYLPNSY comes from the coding sequence ATGTATTTCAGTTTTTACTTCTCTTTACCCTTAATACGTAATGTTATGTGTTTACTCTTTAAGATTCAACATCTGCTCATCTACCAATCTTGTCCGAATAGTAGAATATCATatccaaaatataaatttatagTACCAAATTACAAACaatcaataaattcaagATTCTATCTGtataaatcaaataacCTCATTATAACTACAGTGTTACACAATAAAATACATAAACGTTGCAATATGATGCTGAAATGTAGAACATTTCTTTCTACCCTTGttaatttctttaaagCGCCAACGATAGACTACTTACCCAATAGCTACTAA
- the RAD27 gene encoding multifunctional nuclease RAD27 (CAGL0K11506g~Ortholog(s) have 5'-3' exodeoxyribonuclease activity involved in UV-damage excision repair, 5'-flap endonuclease activity, double-stranded DNA 5'-3' exodeoxyribonuclease activity, single-stranded DNA 5'-3' exodeoxyribonuclease activity) encodes MGIKGLNSIITEHVPSAIRKSDIKAFFGRKVAIDASMSLYQFLIAVRQQDGGQLSTETGETTSHLMGMFYRTLRMIDNGIKPCYVFDGKPPVLKSHELDKRTSRREETEKKLAEATEEAEKMKHERRLVKVSKEHNDEAKKLLELMGIPYVNAPGEAEAQCAELAKKGKVYAAASEDMDTLCYRTPYLLRHLTFSEARKEPIHEINTEIVLQGLELTIDQFIDLGIMLGCDYCDSIKGVGPVTALKLMKEHGSLEKIVEYIESGEANNKWKVPENWPYKEARELFVKPDVIDANEIDLKWTPPKEDELIQYLCHEKKFSEERVRSGIKRLQKGLKSGVQGRLDGFFKVVPKTKEQLEAAAAKAKLAKKNAKGAKGKVTKRR; translated from the coding sequence ATGGGTATTAAAGGTTTAAACTCGATCATAACTGAGCATGTGCCAAGCGCTATAAGAAAGAGCGATATCAAGGCGTTCTTTGGCCGTAAGGTGGCCATTGATGCGTCCATGTCCTTGTATCAGTTTTTAATTGCTGTACGACAACAGGATGGTGGCCAGCTTTCTACTGAAACCGGTGAGACTACATCACATTTGATGGGTATGTTCTATAGAACTCTGAGGATGATTGATAATGGTATCAAGCCATGTTATGTGTTTGATGGTAAACCACCCGTTTTAAAATCCCATGAACTAGATAAGAGAACCAGCAGAAGGGAAGAAACCGAAAAGAAGCTGGCTGAAGCCAcagaagaagcagagaAGATGAAGCACGAGAGAAGGTTGGTAAAAGTCTCCAAAGAGCATAATGATGAGGCTAAAAAGCTGTTAGAACTTATGGGAATTCCTTATGTTAATGCACCAGGTGAAGCAGAAGCTCAATGTGCCGAGCTAGCCAAGAAGGGTAAAGTATACGCTGCTGCAAGTGAAGACATGGATACTCTCTGTTACAGAACTCCATATCTATTAAGGCATTTAACATTTTCAGAAGCAAGAAAAGAACCCATCCACGAGATCAATACAGAAATTGTCTTGCAAGGCCTTGAGCTAACCATCGACCAATTCATTGACTTGGGTATAATGCTTGGTTGCGATTACTGTGATAGTATCAAAGGTGTAGGCCCAGTAACAGCATTGAAGCTGATGAAAGAGCACGGCTCATTGGAGAAGATTGTCGAATACATCGAGTCAGGTGAAGCCAATAACAAGTGGAAAGTTCCTGAGAATTGGCCATACAAGGAGGCCAGAGAATTATTTGTTAAGCCAGATGTCATTGATGCCAATGAAATTGATCTGAAATGGACTCCACCAAAGGAGGACGAACTGATACAATATTTGTGCCACGAAAAGAAATTCAGTGAAGAAAGAGTGAGGTCAGGTATCAAGAGATTACAAAAGGGCCTAAAATCCGGTGTACAAGGTCGTCTTGATGGTTTCTTCAAAGTCGTCCCAAAGACAAAAGAACAATTAGAGGCTGCTGCTGCAAAGGCCAAGTTAgcgaaaaaaaatgctaaaGGAGCCAAGGGTAAGGTCACAAAGAGACGTTAA